In the Verrucomicrobiota bacterium genome, GATATCCTCGGCTACGCCGGTAAAGCACGAAGCGGAAAATTATCCATCGATGATCTCCAAGGTGGTGTATTCACAATCACCAACGGAGGTATTTATGGTTCGATGTTATCAACGCCAATTCTTAATTCACCGCAAAGCGGCATCCTCGGGATGCACACCATCCAAGATCGACCCATGGCGGTCAATGGCGAGGTCGTTATTCGACCAATGATGTATCTGGCGCTTTCTTATGACCACCGAATCGTAGACGGCAAAGAGGCGGTAACATTCCTCGTGAAGGTGAAAGAAGCCATCGAAGACCCAACCCGTTTATTGTTCGAAGTTTAATTATGAGCGATCACACATTTGATGTTGTTGTTATTGGCTCCGGACCTGGAGGTTATGTAGCTGCGATAAGAGCTTCACAACTTGGGCTAAAGACTGCCCTGGTTGAAAAAGGACATCTCGGCGGCACATGCTTGAATGTTGGCTGTATTCCAAGTAAGGCACTGCTTCACTCCACGGAAATGCTTCACTTTGCCGAAAAGAAAGCAGCCACTCACGGAATCAAACTCGAAGGTATTTCTTTTGATTTGGAAGCAATGATGAACCGCAAGTCGGCGGTCGTGAAAACGCTCCGCGGTGGAGTTCAAGCCCTGGTAACCAAGAAAGGCGGAACCATTTTTCATGGGCTAGGTGTTATTCAATCTCCGAATTCCGTCTTGGTGAAGCAAGAGGAAGGGGAGATTAAGCTCACCACAACACATATCGTAATTGCCACCGGATCCTCGCCGATAGAATTATCATTTCTCCCTTACGATGGGGAGAAAGTGGTATCAAGCGACCAGGCGATCGCCTTTGATTCGGTTCCCGAACAACTCGCCGTTATTGGAGCCAGTGCAATAGGACTGGAACTCGGATCGGTATGGGCTCGCCTGGGCTCGAAAGTTACCATCATTGAATTCCTACCGAAAATCGCGCCCACCTATGATGATGATATCTGTAAGATGGCAGAGCGTGTATTCAAACGCCAAGGACTCATCTTTCATACAAGCACCAAGGTAACCGGTGCGGACACAAGCGGTGAAAAGCTGTTGTTAACAGCCGAAAAAAACGGAAACACTATCACAATTGAAGCGGATAAAGTTTTGGTCGCCGTTGGCCGGAAATCAAATACAGCAAACACGGGATTGGAAAACGTCGGCATTAATCTGGATGAAAAAGGCCGCATTCCGATCGATAAATATTTTAGAACGAAAACTGCAGGAATTTACGCTATAGGCGACGTAGTAGCTGGTCCTATGCTGGCGCACAAAGCTGAAGAAGAAGGTGTGGCGGTAGCTGAAATTATCGCAGGTAAAGCTGGCCATGTGAATTACGACGTGATTCCCGGCGTTATTTACACAGATCCCGAAATCGCGTCGGTGGGCATTTCGGAACAAGAGGCTAAAGAACAGAACATTGCTGTAAAAACCGGGACGTTTAATTTATCCGCAAACGGAAGAGCAATCGCGTCCGATGTGACCGAAGGAATGGTAAAAGTAATCGCCGATGCCAAAACGGATAAACTCCTCGGCGTTC is a window encoding:
- the lpdA gene encoding dihydrolipoyl dehydrogenase, producing the protein MSDHTFDVVVIGSGPGGYVAAIRASQLGLKTALVEKGHLGGTCLNVGCIPSKALLHSTEMLHFAEKKAATHGIKLEGISFDLEAMMNRKSAVVKTLRGGVQALVTKKGGTIFHGLGVIQSPNSVLVKQEEGEIKLTTTHIVIATGSSPIELSFLPYDGEKVVSSDQAIAFDSVPEQLAVIGASAIGLELGSVWARLGSKVTIIEFLPKIAPTYDDDICKMAERVFKRQGLIFHTSTKVTGADTSGEKLLLTAEKNGNTITIEADKVLVAVGRKSNTANTGLENVGINLDEKGRIPIDKYFRTKTAGIYAIGDVVAGPMLAHKAEEEGVAVAEIIAGKAGHVNYDVIPGVIYTDPEIASVGISEQEAKEQNIAVKTGTFNLSANGRAIASDVTEGMVKVIADAKTDKLLGVQIFGHNASELIGAAVTHMEYSGSAEDLARTIHAHPTLSESLKEAALAADGRGIHSI